One segment of Pseudanabaena sp. FACHB-2040 DNA contains the following:
- a CDS encoding TldD/PmbA family protein, with amino-acid sequence MPTVQDIAAYAETSAKKLGIHKYDVYGSSVDETSVQVDKGEPKQVKASNRSSVIVRVWSDQGLLGVTSTTDVDPAGLELALKTAQEAAAFGAKENIPDFSPEATVPTTEVQVDNLPPAPVSDLIEGLVGLEKRLLEAHPAIASVPYNGLAQRDIDRFYLNSEGALRHENRSYASVYLYSKTEQEGRKPRSAGAMRINRGLQNLDLEGCLKEATEKTLSHLDYQKIATGKYRIVFSAEAFLSLLGAFSNLYNAQSILDRRSLATPESLGTQIASSLLSVFDDALHPENIGAETFDGEGTPTRRVPIIAEGVLTQFLHSAGTAKRMGASPTGHADIGAKVSISPSFYHVMPGQSDSNGFSLETADNVILIDDLQALHAGVNALQGSFSLPFDGWLIRQGERISIESATVAGDFREVLKSIIHVEPEAEVTPGGICPRIWVDELSVTGEA; translated from the coding sequence ATGCCGACTGTTCAAGATATTGCGGCCTACGCTGAAACCAGTGCCAAGAAACTGGGCATTCACAAGTACGATGTCTACGGGTCTTCGGTCGATGAGACCAGTGTGCAAGTAGACAAGGGCGAGCCCAAACAGGTAAAAGCGTCTAACCGCTCCAGCGTGATTGTGCGGGTATGGAGTGACCAGGGTTTGTTAGGCGTCACCAGCACCACAGACGTTGACCCAGCTGGGCTGGAACTGGCGCTGAAAACGGCTCAGGAAGCCGCTGCCTTTGGCGCTAAAGAAAACATTCCTGACTTTAGCCCGGAGGCGACTGTGCCAACGACAGAGGTGCAGGTAGATAACCTACCGCCTGCTCCAGTATCAGACTTGATCGAGGGGCTGGTGGGATTGGAAAAGCGATTGCTGGAGGCACACCCTGCGATCGCAAGTGTGCCCTACAACGGGCTAGCCCAGCGCGACATTGACCGCTTCTACCTCAATAGCGAAGGAGCGCTGCGCCATGAAAACCGCTCCTATGCTTCGGTCTACCTCTACAGCAAGACTGAGCAGGAAGGCCGCAAGCCTCGTTCTGCTGGGGCCATGCGAATTAACCGGGGACTGCAAAACCTAGACCTGGAAGGCTGCTTAAAAGAGGCGACTGAAAAGACCCTCAGCCATCTGGACTACCAGAAGATTGCCACCGGCAAATACCGCATTGTCTTCTCGGCAGAGGCTTTTTTGAGCCTGCTCGGGGCTTTTTCCAACCTGTATAACGCCCAGAGTATTTTGGATCGGCGCAGTTTGGCGACCCCAGAATCACTGGGCACACAGATTGCCTCGTCGCTACTCTCTGTCTTTGACGATGCCCTCCACCCTGAGAACATCGGTGCTGAAACCTTTGATGGGGAAGGCACACCGACCCGCCGGGTGCCCATCATCGCTGAGGGGGTGCTGACTCAGTTCCTTCACAGTGCGGGCACCGCTAAGCGAATGGGAGCTTCTCCAACAGGCCACGCTGACATTGGCGCTAAAGTCTCTATCAGCCCCAGTTTCTACCACGTAATGCCCGGTCAAAGTGACAGCAACGGCTTTAGCCTAGAGACGGCAGACAACGTGATTTTGATCGACGATTTGCAGGCTCTCCACGCCGGGGTGAATGCGCTACAGGGGTCTTTTTCCCTGCCCTTTGATGGCTGGCTAATTCGCCAAGGTGAGCGCATCAGCATCGAGTCGGCTACCGTGGCCGGAGATTTTCGGGAGGTGCTGAAATCGATCATTCATGTCGAACCTGAGGCTGAAGTTACCCCTGGCGGCATTTGCCCCCGGATCTGGGTGGATGAGCTTTCTGTTACGGGAGAGGCTTAA
- a CDS encoding TldD/PmbA family protein has translation MTVATSPLNLLRTQEIPNLQYSATRERFDASWEAPLSTLLGLGRAAGADFVEFFLERNNYISCLAEDDAITSISPRLTTGAGVRVFRGKADCYVSTNDLSFSGLKAALEKGLSIMGLSLPGPTAHIPEINLEMLRDYATVRGKEAWLAACSSMQEMGDVLLSANGALAQKASHVQARRAAYFRDWQEVLVASSDGTFARDIRLTQSVGFNLLCADGEHRASIGQRDGNTSDPAFLRTWNYQDTAAAVSESAGKMLYADYVESGSYPIIMANHFGGVIFHEACGHLLETTQIERGTTPFMDKKGEKIAHESLTAWDEGLSEDEFGTIDMDDEGMPAQRTLLIENGILKNFLSDRAGSMRTGHPRTGSGRRQGYTYAAASRMRNTYIAPGDYSLEQLFASVEKGIYCKKMGGGSVGPTGQFNFAVDEAYLIENGQITKPLKGATLIGEAKEIMQKISMCSNDLGLAPGFCGSVSGSIYVTVGQPHLKVDSITVGGR, from the coding sequence ATGACGGTTGCAACCTCGCCTCTAAACCTGCTTCGCACTCAAGAAATTCCCAACCTGCAGTACAGCGCTACCCGTGAGCGGTTTGATGCTTCCTGGGAGGCCCCTCTCTCTACATTGTTGGGGCTAGGTCGGGCAGCAGGTGCCGATTTTGTTGAGTTCTTTTTGGAGCGCAATAACTACATTAGCTGTCTCGCTGAAGACGATGCGATTACCAGCATTTCTCCTCGCCTGACAACGGGAGCAGGAGTGCGCGTCTTTCGCGGCAAGGCTGACTGCTACGTTAGCACCAACGACCTCTCCTTTAGTGGATTAAAAGCCGCCCTAGAAAAAGGGCTGTCGATTATGGGGCTATCTTTGCCCGGCCCAACCGCCCATATTCCTGAGATCAATCTGGAGATGCTGCGGGACTACGCCACTGTTCGAGGCAAAGAAGCCTGGCTGGCAGCCTGTAGCTCCATGCAGGAAATGGGCGATGTGCTGCTGTCTGCCAATGGAGCTTTGGCGCAGAAGGCAAGCCACGTTCAAGCCCGCCGCGCTGCCTACTTTAGAGACTGGCAGGAGGTTCTAGTAGCCTCTAGCGACGGCACCTTTGCCCGTGATATCCGCCTGACTCAGTCAGTAGGTTTCAACCTACTCTGTGCCGATGGTGAACACCGCGCCTCTATTGGTCAGCGAGATGGCAACACCAGCGATCCAGCCTTTCTGCGAACCTGGAATTACCAAGACACCGCCGCTGCCGTCTCTGAGTCGGCAGGCAAGATGCTCTATGCCGACTATGTAGAGTCGGGGTCTTACCCAATTATCATGGCCAACCATTTTGGCGGCGTGATTTTCCATGAGGCCTGCGGCCACCTGCTAGAAACCACGCAGATTGAGCGGGGCACAACCCCCTTCATGGACAAAAAAGGCGAAAAGATTGCCCACGAGAGCCTAACTGCCTGGGATGAGGGGCTATCTGAGGATGAGTTTGGCACTATCGACATGGATGACGAGGGCATGCCTGCTCAGCGCACCCTGCTGATTGAAAACGGCATTCTCAAAAACTTCCTGTCGGATCGGGCTGGCTCTATGCGTACAGGTCATCCCCGCACCGGCAGCGGTCGCCGCCAGGGCTATACCTATGCGGCGGCTTCTCGCATGCGCAACACCTACATTGCCCCTGGTGACTACAGCCTTGAGCAGCTATTTGCCTCGGTTGAGAAAGGCATTTACTGCAAAAAGATGGGCGGCGGTAGCGTTGGCCCAACTGGCCAGTTTAACTTTGCCGTCGATGAAGCCTACCTGATTGAAAACGGCCAGATCACAAAGCCGCTGAAAGGAGCCACTCTGATTGGAGAGGCCAAGGAGATCATGCAAAAGATTTCTATGTGCTCGAACGATCTGGGCCTAGCGCCGGGCTTTTGCGGCTCGGTGAGCGGCAGCATTTATGTGACCGTAGGCCAGCCGCACCTAAAGGTCGATTCGATCACTGTGGGTGGACGGTAA
- a CDS encoding alpha/beta hydrolase yields MAVSMMTEVQHRFIETNGIRLHYVTRGEGPLLLLLHGFPEFWYSWRHQIPEFAQDYTVVALDLRGYNDSDKPEGVDAYRMPELVKDIAGVIRGLGYERCVLAGHDWGGAIAWAFAYEYPELLEALIVLNIPHPARFRAGLQMPQQLLKSSYIGFFQLPVLPELVIQAGDYAALTYAFRGMAVRKDTFSDEDIATYKEAASKPGALTAMLNYYRAIPSSPFFQKSWGILEVPTLMIWGEEDTALSKELSMQTEQYVSDFHLRYIPNCSHWVQQEQPEQVNRYMREFLALERRLHGQA; encoded by the coding sequence ATGGCCGTGTCTATGATGACCGAAGTGCAGCACCGCTTCATTGAAACCAACGGGATTCGCCTGCATTATGTGACGCGGGGGGAAGGGCCCCTGCTGCTCTTACTCCACGGATTTCCGGAATTTTGGTATTCCTGGCGGCACCAGATTCCTGAGTTTGCTCAAGATTACACCGTGGTGGCTTTGGACCTGCGGGGCTACAACGACAGCGACAAGCCCGAAGGCGTAGACGCCTACCGCATGCCGGAACTGGTGAAGGACATTGCGGGCGTAATTCGGGGGCTGGGGTATGAGCGCTGTGTGCTGGCAGGACACGACTGGGGCGGTGCGATCGCATGGGCCTTTGCCTATGAGTATCCCGAACTGCTAGAAGCCCTGATTGTGCTCAACATTCCCCATCCGGCTCGGTTTAGGGCGGGTTTGCAGATGCCCCAGCAGCTCCTAAAGAGTTCCTACATCGGCTTTTTCCAGCTGCCCGTCCTGCCCGAACTGGTGATCCAGGCTGGAGACTATGCGGCACTCACCTACGCCTTTCGAGGCATGGCCGTTCGCAAAGACACCTTTTCTGACGAAGACATTGCGACTTACAAAGAGGCCGCGTCGAAGCCAGGGGCGTTAACCGCCATGCTCAACTACTATCGGGCAATTCCCAGTTCACCCTTCTTTCAAAAGTCTTGGGGCATTTTAGAGGTGCCCACGCTGATGATTTGGGGAGAGGAAGACACCGCTCTCAGCAAAGAACTCAGCATGCAGACCGAACAATATGTGAGCGATTTCCACCTGCGCTATATCCCCAACTGCAGCCACTGGGTGCAGCAGGAGCAACCTGAGCAGGTTAACCGCTACATGCGAGAGTTTTTGGCATTAGAGCGACGACTGCACGGGCAGGCTTAG
- a CDS encoding AAA family ATPase, which produces MSFAASVRHFQTLVLAFHPAIVIETVEEERVHTLITKACNELQISVFEWSVAQGLVRSQGNLHNRWQNEYAPPNTQRPQPIEQTADPLDMLRHIQSMSCRGIYWLKDFAEHLKDATVARQFREVADQFAYNQSTLVITGDDVALPASIAHDVIYFDVKLPEPDELYQTISEVVRSLKGKVKVELTPEDIHALVQAMQGMTLKQARKVIAYAALYDGKLNAEDIKRVLERKVRILHEEGLLDYFPPETNVAQLGGFEGLKQWLACAKVGFTPQAKAFNLPAPKGILIVGIQGCGKSLAAKTIAREWSLPLLKLDAGRLYDKYVGESEKNFRRAITLAETMAPCVLWIDEIEKSMGQSGSDADGGLSRRLFGYFLTWLQEKSQEIFVVATANDLAQLPSELLRKGRFDEIFFVDLPEAPERQSILHIHLTRHQQQPLRFDLAALVQATDGFSGAEIEQVIISAIYRAIYEKRPVDTTLIIDEVKRTVPLSVCRREDIQRLRTFAQSRFVSVK; this is translated from the coding sequence ATGTCTTTTGCTGCCAGCGTACGGCATTTCCAGACCCTGGTTCTGGCCTTTCATCCGGCAATTGTAATTGAAACGGTTGAGGAGGAGCGGGTTCATACCCTCATCACCAAAGCCTGCAACGAGCTGCAGATCTCGGTGTTCGAGTGGAGTGTTGCCCAGGGGCTGGTGCGATCGCAAGGCAACCTGCACAACCGCTGGCAAAACGAATACGCCCCACCCAACACTCAGCGGCCTCAGCCGATCGAGCAAACAGCTGATCCGCTAGACATGCTAAGGCACATCCAAAGCATGAGCTGTCGGGGCATCTACTGGCTCAAAGACTTTGCTGAACACCTGAAAGATGCAACCGTCGCCCGCCAGTTTCGAGAGGTCGCCGACCAGTTTGCCTACAACCAGTCCACCCTAGTAATCACAGGCGATGATGTAGCCCTACCGGCCTCCATTGCCCACGACGTAATTTACTTCGACGTTAAGCTGCCAGAGCCCGACGAACTGTACCAGACCATTTCAGAAGTGGTGCGATCGCTCAAGGGCAAAGTCAAAGTCGAACTCACCCCCGAAGACATCCATGCCTTGGTGCAGGCAATGCAGGGCATGACCCTAAAGCAGGCCCGCAAAGTCATTGCCTACGCCGCTCTGTACGATGGCAAGCTCAATGCGGAAGACATCAAGCGAGTTTTAGAACGCAAGGTGCGCATTCTCCATGAGGAGGGGCTGCTGGACTATTTTCCGCCAGAGACCAACGTGGCCCAGCTAGGGGGCTTTGAAGGGCTCAAGCAATGGCTAGCCTGTGCCAAAGTCGGCTTTACTCCCCAAGCCAAAGCCTTTAACCTACCCGCTCCTAAAGGTATCTTGATCGTCGGCATTCAGGGCTGCGGCAAATCCCTCGCGGCCAAGACTATTGCCCGCGAGTGGAGCCTGCCCTTACTCAAGCTCGATGCTGGGCGGCTCTACGACAAATACGTGGGCGAGTCGGAGAAAAACTTTCGGCGGGCCATCACCCTGGCTGAAACAATGGCCCCTTGCGTACTGTGGATTGACGAAATCGAGAAAAGCATGGGCCAGTCGGGCAGCGATGCCGATGGCGGCCTGAGTCGTCGCCTGTTTGGCTACTTTCTCACCTGGCTGCAGGAAAAATCCCAAGAGATCTTTGTCGTCGCCACTGCCAACGACCTCGCCCAACTGCCGTCCGAACTGCTGCGAAAAGGCCGCTTTGACGAAATCTTTTTCGTCGATCTGCCCGAGGCTCCAGAACGGCAATCGATTTTGCACATTCACCTGACCCGACACCAGCAGCAGCCTTTGCGGTTTGACCTAGCAGCTCTAGTCCAAGCCACCGATGGCTTCAGCGGAGCCGAAATCGAGCAGGTGATTATCTCAGCCATCTACCGCGCCATTTACGAGAAACGCCCCGTCGATACGACCCTGATCATAGACGAGGTCAAGCGCACAGTGCCCCTATCTGTCTGCCGCCGCGAAGATATTCAGCGCCTACGCACCTTTGCCCAATCTCGTTTTGTCAGCGTAAAATAA
- a CDS encoding SDR family oxidoreductase, producing MLSLAGKVALVTGASRGIGQAIAERLGCDGASVAITYAGSREKAEAVVETIKKNGTQAIAIQSDISKIEETRNLFQQVINTFGQLDIVVNNVGVSVYKLTADITEFDFDLVFNTNAKGTFFALQEAAKHINDGGRIISLSSGATKQSIPTGGLYAASKAAIEQFSFALSKELGHRGITVNLVSPGVTNTDGLIMPADALEELVQSTPLGRLGQPADIADVVAFLSSDNARWVNGQTIQVNGGIL from the coding sequence ATGCTGTCGTTGGCAGGAAAAGTAGCACTTGTTACAGGTGCATCGCGAGGAATTGGTCAGGCGATCGCCGAACGGTTAGGGTGTGACGGTGCGAGTGTTGCCATTACCTATGCCGGGAGTCGAGAGAAGGCGGAAGCCGTTGTCGAAACGATCAAAAAAAATGGAACACAGGCAATCGCAATCCAATCAGACATAAGCAAAATTGAAGAAACTCGCAACCTTTTCCAGCAAGTTATCAACACGTTTGGCCAGCTTGATATTGTTGTCAATAACGTTGGTGTATCGGTCTACAAACTTACGGCTGACATTACAGAATTCGATTTTGATTTAGTCTTCAACACCAATGCTAAAGGAACATTTTTTGCCCTACAAGAAGCCGCAAAGCATATCAACGATGGTGGCCGCATCATTAGTTTGTCAAGTGGTGCAACCAAGCAAAGCATTCCCACAGGAGGGTTGTATGCTGCAAGTAAAGCTGCGATCGAGCAATTTAGCTTTGCTCTATCTAAAGAATTAGGGCATCGGGGAATCACGGTGAATCTGGTTTCACCCGGAGTGACCAACACTGATGGATTAATTATGCCTGCGGATGCCCTGGAAGAATTAGTTCAGTCCACTCCCCTAGGACGCTTAGGACAGCCGGCGGATATTGCTGATGTGGTTGCTTTCCTATCCTCTGACAATGCCCGATGGGTGAACGGGCAGACCATTCAAGTGAACGGCGGCATTTTGTAG
- a CDS encoding DUF3177 family protein, whose protein sequence is MLDPLILRSLVWTDYRLAVLFLVSFPLVLLIWAAYKRNTAIQHLLTIYWKVSSLLMITIYLMIGGFSISFVSAVMARILIPVGLWFWVDLNEEIREQPDSALKLTFNSWRWAVTLYGIIGTAISLTYLPCAFSNARLASASCQAWLEAPLLYKEFLHANYTNGFLGFFGIVGLIIYMLTLAWFVFVRLGKQGRQAIN, encoded by the coding sequence ATGCTGGACCCTCTAATACTGCGATCCCTGGTCTGGACCGACTATCGGCTAGCAGTGCTGTTTCTCGTCTCTTTTCCGCTGGTGCTGCTAATTTGGGCGGCTTACAAGCGAAATACAGCTATCCAGCATTTGCTGACGATCTACTGGAAAGTGTCCAGTCTGCTGATGATTACGATCTACCTGATGATCGGCGGTTTTAGCATCAGCTTCGTCTCGGCGGTCATGGCGCGGATTTTAATTCCTGTTGGTCTCTGGTTTTGGGTGGATCTCAATGAGGAAATCCGAGAGCAGCCCGATAGTGCTCTGAAATTGACGTTTAACTCTTGGCGTTGGGCCGTCACTCTCTATGGCATCATTGGCACCGCCATTTCCCTGACCTATCTACCCTGCGCCTTCTCTAATGCGCGGCTGGCCTCTGCTAGCTGTCAGGCATGGCTAGAAGCTCCCCTACTCTATAAGGAGTTTCTACACGCCAACTACACCAACGGGTTTTTAGGCTTTTTCGGTATTGTCGGCCTGATTATTTATATGCTGACTCTGGCCTGGTTTGTTTTTGTGCGCCTGGGTAAGCAGGGGCGGCAGGCGATTAATTAA